A region of Flocculibacter collagenilyticus DNA encodes the following proteins:
- the rpsB gene encoding 30S ribosomal protein S2, whose amino-acid sequence MAHVSMRDMLQAGVHFGHQTRYWNPKMKPFIFGARNRVHIINLEHTVPMFNDALDFVKSVAAKKGKVLFVGTKRAASEAIKEAAVSCDQFYVNHRWLGGMLTNWKTVRQSIKRLKDLEAQSQDGTFEKLTKKEALMRTREMEKLEKGLGGIKNMGGLPDAIFVIGADHEHIAIKEANNLGIPVIAVVDTNSAPDGVDYVVPGNDDAIRAIQLYTSAVATTVNEGRNNNIEVQAEDDFVEAE is encoded by the coding sequence ATGGCTCACGTATCTATGCGCGACATGCTTCAAGCTGGTGTTCACTTCGGTCACCAAACTCGTTACTGGAATCCTAAAATGAAACCTTTCATTTTTGGTGCTCGTAACCGTGTTCACATCATCAACCTTGAGCATACAGTTCCAATGTTCAATGATGCTTTAGACTTTGTTAAAAGCGTAGCTGCTAAGAAAGGTAAAGTATTATTTGTTGGTACTAAGCGTGCAGCATCTGAAGCGATTAAAGAAGCAGCGGTAAGCTGTGATCAGTTCTATGTTAATCACCGTTGGTTAGGTGGTATGTTGACTAACTGGAAAACAGTTCGTCAATCAATCAAGCGTTTAAAAGACCTTGAAGCACAAAGCCAAGACGGTACTTTTGAAAAGCTAACCAAAAAAGAAGCGCTTATGCGTACTCGTGAAATGGAAAAGCTTGAAAAAGGCCTTGGTGGTATTAAAAACATGGGCGGTCTTCCTGATGCAATCTTCGTGATTGGCGCAGACCACGAGCACATTGCGATTAAAGAAGCGAACAACCTAGGTATCCCAGTAATTGCTGTTGTTGATACTAACTCTGCACCAGACGGTGTTGATTATGTTGTTCCTGGTAACGATGACGCGATTCGTGCAATTCAACTTTATACTTCTGCAGTTGCAACGACAGTAAACGAAGGTCGTAACAACAACATCGAAGTTCAAGCTGAAGATGACTTTGTAGAAGCTGAATAA
- the map gene encoding type I methionyl aminopeptidase has product MSVIIKTPEEIEKMRVAGRLAAEVLEMIEPHIQPGVTTEQLDQICHDYITKEQQAIPAPLNYHGFPKSICTSVNHVICHGIPADKALKKGDIINVDITVIKDGYHGDTSRMFYVGEPSILAKRLTEVTQECLYKAINIVKPGTTLGDIGHIIQTHAEKHNYSIVREYCGHGIGKEFHEEPQVVHYGSPGKGLKLEAGMCLTIEPMVNAGKRHSKLMKDGWTVLTKDRSLSAQFEHTLLVTENGVEILTLRSDDTIDRVISHS; this is encoded by the coding sequence ATGAGCGTAATTATTAAAACACCTGAAGAAATAGAAAAAATGCGTGTGGCTGGCCGATTAGCTGCCGAAGTACTAGAGATGATTGAACCCCACATTCAACCAGGTGTTACCACAGAACAGCTTGATCAAATTTGTCATGACTATATCACTAAAGAGCAGCAAGCTATTCCTGCCCCGCTTAATTATCATGGTTTTCCAAAGTCTATCTGCACCTCTGTTAATCATGTTATTTGTCATGGCATACCAGCCGATAAAGCGTTAAAAAAAGGCGATATCATCAACGTTGATATTACAGTGATTAAAGACGGTTACCATGGCGACACGAGCCGTATGTTTTATGTTGGCGAACCAAGTATATTGGCAAAGCGCCTAACAGAAGTCACTCAAGAGTGTTTATATAAAGCCATTAACATAGTTAAACCAGGTACTACGCTTGGCGATATTGGCCATATTATTCAAACCCATGCAGAAAAACACAACTATTCAATTGTTCGTGAATATTGTGGTCATGGTATTGGTAAAGAATTCCATGAAGAACCTCAAGTAGTTCACTACGGCTCTCCGGGTAAGGGCTTAAAGCTTGAAGCGGGTATGTGCTTAACAATAGAGCCTATGGTTAATGCGGGTAAGCGGCATAGTAAATTAATGAAAGACGGTTGGACTGTACTCACTAAAGACCGCTCGTTATCAGCACAGTTCGAGCATACACTATTAGTAACTGAAAATGGCGTTGAAATATTAACTTTGCGTAGTGACGACACGATTGATAGAGTTATTTCGCACAGTTAA
- the glnD gene encoding [protein-PII] uridylyltransferase, protein MAIPEQLLFDLHQHSTIDQLKETNAQFNHWLCNAFQEYPTTELVKDRSEFVDTLLKKLWQIFELDNEPTLCLAAVGGYGRAELHPRSDIDLLILTSAEPSLGAEEKIGKLIATLWDFKFDVGQSVRTVKETIYQGKKDVTVATNLMEMRHICGPKNEYTQLKDAISKDDFWSSRGFFIAKKKEQNTRHEQFHGTAYSLEPNLKATPGGLRDLQTIGWVAKKHFNVNTFAQLIEHGYLTQEEYQELLECQDNLWNIRFALHVAAGRAENRLLFDYQPEVAKVLGFGDDGKISVERMMKRLFRIMMRAAELNKMLLQHFEMEILKSKKNKTQKIIDENFMIYGDLIQVTNDSAFLKRGNILWMFLHIADNPSIKGIHSDTLRLMRQVRRRLIGDLQDYAECRFLFLKLFRHPNGMGTAFTLMHQHGILSAYFSLWKNIVGQMQFDLFHAYTVDEHTHRLVKYLYRYFLPEFKSEFPICHEIARKLNKPELLFLAGIFHDIAKGRGGDHSDLGAIDAMEFCRSHKMREADSELIAWLVQNHLLMSTTAQRKDIQDPEVIQGFADQVKDQRHLDYLYLLTVADIRATNDNLWNDWKNSLFKQLYQYTTTAFMHGEKRTMDIRLKAKENRQDAKALILERGFDESDIDAVWTNLKADYFAKNPANKISWETREIIKHTDKETPLVRVSKMPIQGGTLVFVYTKDQPDLFAAVVSALRSKRVSIFDAQIMRTKDGYALDSFVILEPNGKAVTSQSRINSIKSIIQRALKNRNTVKNIKHRLSRKLKQFDVPPKIKFLRTSAKNRTLVEIVSLDMPGLLAEIGEVFLACNLQLHSAKITTIGERAEDIFMLSDENDKALTKEKKQHLKETVLTHLSKLSEIT, encoded by the coding sequence GTGGCCATTCCAGAACAACTGCTTTTCGATCTTCACCAACACAGCACCATAGACCAACTAAAAGAAACAAACGCACAATTTAATCACTGGCTATGTAATGCTTTTCAAGAATACCCAACAACCGAATTAGTAAAAGACCGCTCTGAGTTCGTTGATACACTCCTTAAAAAGCTTTGGCAAATATTTGAACTAGATAATGAACCAACACTTTGTCTTGCCGCTGTTGGTGGTTATGGCCGCGCAGAACTTCACCCTCGTTCAGATATCGATTTATTAATCCTGACTAGCGCGGAACCTAGTTTAGGCGCCGAAGAAAAGATTGGTAAGTTAATAGCTACATTATGGGACTTTAAGTTTGATGTAGGGCAAAGTGTTCGCACGGTTAAAGAAACCATCTATCAAGGCAAAAAAGACGTTACAGTCGCGACAAACTTGATGGAAATGCGTCATATATGTGGTCCAAAAAATGAATATACTCAACTTAAAGATGCCATTAGCAAAGATGATTTTTGGTCATCAAGAGGCTTTTTCATTGCCAAGAAAAAAGAACAAAATACACGCCATGAACAGTTTCATGGCACAGCTTACAGCCTAGAGCCTAACTTAAAAGCCACCCCAGGCGGACTACGTGATTTACAAACCATTGGCTGGGTGGCAAAAAAGCATTTTAATGTAAACACCTTTGCTCAACTTATCGAGCACGGTTATTTAACTCAAGAAGAATATCAAGAGCTATTAGAATGCCAAGACAACCTGTGGAATATTCGTTTCGCACTTCATGTGGCAGCAGGTAGAGCGGAAAACCGCTTGTTATTTGATTACCAGCCAGAAGTTGCAAAAGTACTAGGCTTTGGTGACGATGGAAAAATATCTGTTGAGCGCATGATGAAGCGCTTATTCCGTATCATGATGCGCGCAGCAGAATTAAATAAAATGCTACTCCAGCATTTTGAGATGGAAATATTAAAAAGTAAAAAGAACAAAACGCAAAAAATCATTGATGAAAACTTTATGATTTATGGCGACTTGATACAAGTCACTAACGACAGTGCCTTTTTAAAGCGCGGTAATATTCTATGGATGTTCTTACATATTGCCGATAATCCTTCCATTAAGGGAATTCATTCAGACACATTACGTTTAATGCGACAAGTGAGGCGAAGACTGATAGGCGACCTACAGGATTATGCTGAATGTCGCTTCTTATTTTTAAAGTTATTTCGCCACCCTAACGGCATGGGAACTGCTTTTACCCTAATGCATCAACATGGCATTTTATCTGCCTATTTTTCGTTGTGGAAAAACATTGTTGGTCAAATGCAATTTGACTTATTCCATGCGTATACCGTGGATGAACACACACACCGTTTAGTAAAGTATTTATATCGTTACTTTCTTCCTGAGTTTAAAAGCGAATTTCCGATATGTCATGAAATTGCGCGAAAATTAAATAAACCAGAGCTATTGTTTTTAGCAGGTATTTTTCACGATATTGCAAAAGGCCGCGGTGGCGATCATTCAGACTTAGGTGCCATTGATGCCATGGAGTTTTGTCGTAGCCATAAAATGCGCGAAGCCGACAGTGAATTGATAGCATGGCTAGTACAAAACCACCTATTAATGTCTACTACTGCACAGCGCAAAGATATTCAAGATCCTGAAGTTATTCAAGGCTTTGCTGATCAAGTCAAAGATCAGCGACATTTAGACTATTTATACCTGTTAACTGTTGCCGATATTCGCGCAACAAATGACAACCTTTGGAATGATTGGAAAAACAGTTTATTCAAACAGCTTTACCAATATACAACGACTGCATTTATGCATGGTGAAAAACGCACCATGGACATACGATTAAAAGCAAAAGAAAATCGTCAAGATGCAAAAGCACTCATTTTAGAGCGTGGTTTTGATGAAAGTGATATTGATGCTGTTTGGACTAATTTAAAGGCGGATTACTTCGCCAAGAACCCTGCGAATAAAATATCGTGGGAAACACGTGAAATTATTAAACATACAGATAAAGAAACTCCACTGGTACGGGTAAGCAAAATGCCTATCCAAGGTGGTACCTTAGTGTTTGTTTATACCAAAGATCAGCCTGACTTATTTGCTGCGGTCGTAAGCGCATTAAGAAGTAAACGAGTTTCTATTTTTGACGCACAAATCATGCGTACGAAAGATGGCTACGCCCTAGATAGCTTTGTTATTTTAGAACCGAATGGTAAAGCCGTTACCTCCCAGTCGCGCATCAATAGTATAAAAAGTATTATTCAGCGCGCGTTAAAAAATAGAAATACCGTTAAAAACATTAAACATCGTTTATCGCGCAAGCTAAAACAATTTGACGTGCCACCCAAAATTAAATTTCTTCGTACATCGGCTAAAAACCGCACCTTAGTTGAAATTGTTTCATTAGATATGCCAGGATTACTGGCGGAAATTGGCGAAGTATTTTTAGCATGTAACTTACAATTACATTCAGCCAAAATAACCACCATTGGTGAACGCGCAGAAGATATTTTCATGCTTTCAGATGAAAATGATAAAGCATTGACTAAAGAAAAAAAGCAACATTTAAAGGAAACGGTACTTACACACCTTTCCAAACTATCAGAAATTACATAA
- the dapD gene encoding 2,3,4,5-tetrahydropyridine-2,6-dicarboxylate N-succinyltransferase, translating to MSAIKDIIEHAFETRNSFTAETASQEVVDAVNNVMTMLDSGEARVAEKISGEWVVHQWLKKAVLLFFKLNENKQINGEETQYWDKVPLKFSDYTPEQFQQEGMRVVPPAVARKGAYIAKNVILMPSYTNIGAFVDEGTMVDTWATVGSCAQIGKNVHLSGGVGIGGVLEPLQANPTIIEDNCFIGARSEIVEGVIVEEGSVISMGVYISQSTRIYDRETGQIHYGRVPAGSVVVSGSLPSKDGTHSLYAAIIVKKVDAQTRAKVGVNALLRGVE from the coding sequence ATGTCAGCTATTAAAGACATTATTGAACACGCATTTGAAACCAGAAATTCATTTACCGCAGAGACTGCCAGCCAAGAAGTGGTCGACGCCGTAAATAACGTTATGACCATGCTTGATAGCGGTGAAGCTCGTGTCGCTGAAAAAATATCAGGCGAATGGGTAGTACATCAGTGGTTAAAAAAAGCGGTATTACTGTTCTTTAAACTCAATGAAAACAAGCAAATTAACGGCGAAGAAACCCAGTACTGGGACAAAGTACCATTAAAATTTAGTGACTATACGCCAGAACAGTTTCAACAAGAAGGCATGCGCGTTGTCCCACCAGCAGTAGCACGAAAAGGGGCTTACATCGCTAAAAACGTTATCTTAATGCCATCGTACACTAACATCGGCGCTTTCGTAGATGAAGGCACCATGGTAGACACATGGGCAACTGTTGGCTCGTGTGCGCAAATTGGTAAAAATGTTCACTTATCGGGTGGTGTTGGCATTGGTGGTGTATTAGAGCCATTACAAGCTAATCCAACGATTATTGAAGATAACTGCTTTATTGGTGCACGTTCAGAAATTGTAGAAGGCGTGATTGTTGAAGAAGGCTCTGTAATATCAATGGGCGTTTATATTAGCCAAAGCACACGGATATATGACCGTGAAACAGGGCAAATTCATTACGGCAGAGTGCCAGCAGGCTCAGTAGTCGTATCAGGTTCACTACCGTCTAAAGATGGTACTCATAGTCTTTATGCCGCCATCATCGTTAAAAAAGTAGATGCGCAAACGCGTGCTAAAGTTGGCGTAAATGCGCTACTTCGTGGTGTAGAGTAA
- the truC gene encoding tRNA pseudouridine(65) synthase TruC: MPASADSLTEISTSSTEQLDILYQDEYLVVVDKPSGLLVHRSMIDKNETRFAMQIVRDQIGQYVYPVHRLDKPTSGVLVMALSSEIAAKLSQQFAEHTVQKRYLAVVRGFVNGNDEIDYPLVEMPDKMTDKKAAQDKPAQPAVTRYNCLQQCELPVAVGRYPSSRYSLVELFPKTGRKHQLRRHMKHIFHPIVGDTTYGDGKHNTMFREHYDLSRLLLIAKDIEFNHPVTGERVKVAASLGSECEMLFERLGWKDVV; this comes from the coding sequence ATGCCAGCATCTGCAGATAGCTTAACGGAGATCTCTACGAGTAGTACAGAGCAGTTGGACATTCTTTATCAAGATGAATATTTAGTGGTGGTTGATAAACCTTCTGGGTTATTGGTGCATCGTTCCATGATTGATAAAAATGAAACGCGATTTGCTATGCAGATAGTTCGCGATCAAATTGGTCAATATGTTTATCCTGTGCACCGTTTGGATAAGCCAACTTCGGGCGTATTGGTGATGGCGCTATCATCAGAGATTGCGGCAAAGCTTTCACAGCAATTTGCTGAGCATACGGTGCAAAAGCGATACTTAGCCGTGGTGCGCGGCTTTGTTAACGGTAACGACGAAATAGATTATCCACTGGTTGAAATGCCAGATAAAATGACAGATAAGAAAGCGGCACAAGATAAGCCTGCTCAACCCGCGGTTACCCGTTACAACTGTTTGCAGCAATGTGAGCTACCAGTCGCTGTCGGCCGATATCCAAGTTCGCGTTATTCGTTGGTTGAACTGTTTCCTAAAACAGGAAGAAAACATCAACTCAGGCGACACATGAAGCATATCTTTCATCCAATCGTGGGGGATACCACGTACGGCGATGGCAAACATAATACTATGTTCCGTGAGCATTATGATTTAAGCCGCTTGCTGCTCATTGCCAAAGATATTGAATTTAATCACCCTGTAACAGGCGAGCGTGTAAAAGTGGCCGCATCCCTTGGCAGCGAGTGTGAAATGTTGTTTGAAAGGTTGGGGTGGAAGGACGTTGTTTAG
- a CDS encoding YqcC family protein — translation MKHQQTANLLIQLTEELNALKLWQSTPPTQEALRSQQPFCYDTLRFEQWLQFIFIPRMTMLVEQKQPLPTSIAIAPMAEETEHLKEYSSLILICRQFDELLGK, via the coding sequence ATGAAACACCAACAAACAGCGAACTTATTAATTCAGCTTACGGAAGAACTTAACGCATTGAAATTGTGGCAATCAACGCCACCAACACAAGAGGCGTTACGCAGCCAGCAACCCTTCTGTTATGACACATTACGTTTTGAGCAATGGTTACAGTTTATTTTTATTCCGCGAATGACGATGTTAGTTGAGCAAAAGCAGCCATTACCAACAAGTATTGCGATAGCTCCTATGGCGGAAGAAACAGAGCACTTAAAGGAGTACAGTTCGCTTATTTTGATTTGTAGACAGTTTGATGAATTGTTAGGGAAATAA